The Myroides fluvii region GATGTTTTACCTTATGCAGTGCAATCCTACCAATTGTTTGATCAATGGGAGGTGATGGATGAAATGCAGATTGAAAACACCAATGGCGTGAATGACCTCATTTCTTCTCTTGACGATTTGGCGCGATTCAATCAAGCGTTATTTGCTCATAAATTGATTTTGAAAACGAGCTTAGCTAGTATGAAACCCGTTCCTTACAAGGAAAAATACGGAAGAGGCATGATGTACTACCTCTACAAGAAAAAGAATTTTGTTGGACATACAGGAGGTACATTCGGTACTTTCTCTTTGCTTTACTACAATGAAGCTGAAAAATTAACCCTTGTTTATGCCATCAACGGAGCTGCTTTTTCGCATTACCAACTGTTTGATGCCTTACTGGCAATACTCTATAACAAAAAATATGTCCTTCCGTCGTATGAAACAATTCCGGTTACAGCGGAACAACTACAACCTTTTGTAGGAACGTATCGCCAAGGGCAATTAGACCTCACCATTGAATTTGTCATTGAAAAAAACAAGCTGTTCCTAAAACCTTCGGGATGCAACCGCTATGCACTCTTAGATGCTATTGGCGAAAATACCTTTCGATCACCAGAAGGAACAGTTACCTATAGTTTTAATCCCGCCAATAAACAAGTGGTTGTTCAACAATTAAAAGCGAACTTTGTATTGAATAAAATAGAAAGGGAATAGTTGAAGCTATTCCTTTGCTATTCTACCGCTGGAGTATGATAAACTCCGAACGCCTATTTTGCTGGTGTTCCACCTCCGAACAAGGTTTACATGCTACTTTGGGCTCACTACTTCCCACGCCTTTGCTTTCTATGCGTTCAGGTTGAATACCTTGGTCTACTAAATACTGTGCCGTTGCATCGGCTCTAGCCTTTGACAGCTTTTTATTGTACCTTTCTTTCCCTACTTGATCGGTATGTGCTACAATTGAGATTCTCATCGTATGATGCTCCCGCATAAACTGCACCAAGCGATCCAATTCGCGTTGACCTACCGTCGTAATCGTCGCTTGATCAAATGCAAAAGGGATATCGTTTAAAACGATTTTATTGTCTTGAATCTGTGGTTGCACTTGCTTTTTCAACATAATTGTTTGAGGATCTCCGATTTGTTTTTGGCTTCGTCCCTCTTCTTCTTTATAGAAGTAACCTTCTTTTTCTATTTTTACAACATATGCCTTATCACAAGGAAGTTCCACCGTAAATTCTCCCCTCCTATCCGTTTTTACTTCTGCTAGCACCTGACGAGACAAATCGACAAACACAAGCTGAACTCCAGCAAGCGTTTCTCTTGTTTCTCCATCGTGAACCACCCCGCGCACCGGAGTTGCACAAAGGGGTTTAACTCGATAAATATCCTGTCTTTCAATGCGATTTGTTGAAAGGAATCCATATTCACGCTCACTGTTGTACACCAGGTTAAAATCATCTTTTGGCGTATTAATTCCCTCGCCTAAGTTCTGAGGTTGTGCTTGGGGATCGTTTAAATTGAGGGAATAAATATCCAATCCGCCGTATCCTCCCCAGCGATCCGACGTAAAATAAAGCATCTTATCCGCACTGATAAAAGGATAGTCTTCGTCATATCCCGTGTTGATGCGGTCTCCGAGATTTTCTACTTCGCCAAAGGCTTTGCCCTCTTCTAAAATAGGCACTCTCCAAAGGTCCAACCCTCCATGACTACCGGGTTGATTGGACGCAAAATAGAGGTAATCTCCCTGCGCTGTAACAAAGGGATTCACATAAGTATATCCCTCTTGCACAAAGGGCAATACCTTAATTTTCCTCCATTTCTTCCCCTTGCGCTCCGCCCAAAATAAACTCATCATCCCCTGTCGTTTTTTGACTTCTTTGTGTTTTCTAAACTTGCGATGGCGATAACTTTCTGAAGCAAAATAAATGAGCTTATTCGACGGATGCATTACCGCTTGTCCGTCCATAAATCGACGATTGATTCGCCCCCTTAACAAACTGTGTTCATAAAGCGGTTCGTCTTTTGATCGGATTGTCGTTTGGTAAATGCCCGTATTGGGAAAAGTTGTGCCTTTCTCGCGTACTTCAAAGAGTCGACGGATCCACTTTTGTTTATATTTTGATCGATTTGACACAAATAAAAGCGTGTCTGTTGTCGACCAAGACAAGCTGTGATTGGCATAAATAGGCTCATTAATTCCCGATTCTTCGACAAAATAAATAGAACTATGTTGGCCTGGACTGGGGTAATCCTTTGCATGTTGTAAAAAATAAAGTGCACGCGCATCTTCTGCCGCACCTTTGGCAAACTTTCTCATCGCTGCTTCCGCTGCCTCATAACGTCCATTTTGCGTTAGGTTATACGCCAAGCGATAATAAAAAGCTACATCTAATGCCGGGTCTTGTTCCAATGCCTTTGCATAATACTGCGCCGCCTGAACAGTAAGTCCTAGTTGATCATAACACAGCGCTAACTGCTGATAGATGTAAGTAGGAGTACGCCTTCCCCTCAATAAACGCGTATATTCATCCTTCGCTTTGACATAAGTTGCCTCAGCAAAGTACTTGTCTGCTTTTTTTATACTGGGTTTTCGCTTTGCTTGTACTGCTACTGCTATAATCAGAAACAAGAACACAATTGCTTTTCTCATTTTATATCCTTTCATTTTCATTTCGTACTACTAACGCAGCGGTTGCTTTAAGATTGCTATACACCCGGAGTTTAATAGAGAATTAACACGCATTTTTACCTCCATTTAGAATATGACACTCCTCCCTTTATTTTCTTGTATTTTCTCTATTTTTTTAGTCTAGTTATACGGGATACCCGCCACCCAGCCATGGTAGTTTTTATGTCGGAAAAAAAATTACTATTAAATTCTAAAAATCAAAGTTTTATATCTTCTACCATTGAATAAAAAACACCTTGATCCTTTACTCCTCATTTTAAAACGTTAAAAACCTAGTATTTACCAAATCTATTTGTAATTTTAATACATCGTAAATCAGGCCTACCTTCAAGTAAGTCTCTCAGCAACTAATCGAATGAAAAAATATCTTTTGGCCTTTGCATTACTTGCAATTAGCCCATCAATTGTAAAAGCTAACGAATACCTAAAACAAACATCAACCATGAAAGAAACTGCAAAAAACCAACAAACAATTTACCAATTCAAGGTAAAAGATTTGTATGGAAATGATTTTGACTTTGCCACATTAAAAGGAAAAAAAATAATGATTGTCAACACAGCTTCTGAATGCGGCTTAACTCCTCAGTATGAGCAACTACAAAGCTTATATGAAGAATTTGGAGAAGGCAATTTTGTCATTATTGGATTTCCGGCGAATAACTTTGGCAGTCAAGAACCTGGATCTAATGCGGAAATTGCAACCTTTTGTAAAGCGAATTTTGGTGTAACCTTTCCTATGATGGAAAAAATATCAGTTAAAGGAGACGATATGGCACCGATCTATCAATTCTTAACCGAGCAAAAACAAAATGGATTTGCTGATAGTGCCGTAGAATGGAATTTTCAAAAGTACTTAGTAGACGAAAAAGGACATGTCGTACAAGTAATCAATCCACGAATACTGCCAAATGATCCAGAAATCAAGGAATGGATTAAAAAGAAATAAGGAAGAATAAGGAAGCCATAGTAATTTTATTCGTAATTTTATCTTTTTGAAATTACTATGGTTTATCCTACTATACCGCTTGCACAAAGCATTATTGAACTTTGTAAAGCAAAAAATCTAACAAACGTTGTTATATCACCAGGATCTCGTAATGCCCCCTTAACTATTGGCTTTACTAATGATCCTTTTTTTACTTGTTATAGTATTGCAGATGAACGTTGTGCGGCCTTTTTTGGAATGGGACTTGCGCAACAAACACAGATACCAACCCTTTTAGTTTGCACTTCAGGTTCAGCATTGTTGAACTATTACCCTGCGATTGCGGAAGCTTTTTACAGTCAAATTCCCTTGATTGTTTTAGCTGCAGACAGGCCTTTACACAAAATTGACATTGGTGATGGGCAAACGATACGCCAACAAAATGTATATCAAAACCATATTTTATATAGTGCCAACTTAACGGAAGAAGCAAATGCAACTAACGACCATTTGATTAATGAAGCTATCCATACGGCTGTCATTCAACAAGGTCCTGTGCATATCAATGCCCCTTTTGAAGAGCCTCTCTATCAAACGACAACCCAATTAAGCGTGAAGCCCACAATTGAGAAGCCTATTCTTCCTCAATTGCCGGTTGTCGATTATAATTATTACGTCAATCAATGGAATCAAGCGACTAAAAAGCTTATTTTAGTAGGTAGTTTACCTCCGCATAGTTTAACGCAAGACCTCATTCAAAAGCTAACCGCTGATGGTTCTGTCTTGTTTTTAGCTGAAACGATTAGCAATATCCAAGCCCCCACAGTAATTAATGCGATTGATCGCTTGGTTATTCCCATGAAGGACGAAGATTTACAACACTTTCAACCTGATATCTTATTGACCTTTGGAGGTATGGTGGTCAGCAAAAAAATCAAGCAAATTTTACGTCAATACAATCCTAAACAGCATTGGCATGTAGATACTCTACGCCATTATGATACGTATGATTGCCTGACAGATCGCATTTATACGGATGCCCCATCTTTTTTAACTCAACTAACCACAAACACACAAGCTGTTTCGTCAAACTACAGTACTTGGGCCAATGAAATAATGTGTTCGCGCAACGCAAAACACAGCCAATTTTTGAGTGAAGCCATCTTTTCTGATTTTGCAGTTCTTGATTACCTGGTTGCGCAATTGCCCCACAACAGTCAATTGCAAGTGAGTAACAGTGCGGTCATTCGCTATGTACAATTGCTTCCTATCGATCCGAGTATTGACGTTTTTTGCAATAGAGGAACGAGTGGTATTGACGGGTGTACTTCCACGGCAATTGGAGCCTCAATCGGATCGGCAAAACCAACAGTACTGCTAACGGGGGATATTAGTTTCTTTTACGATAGCAACGCCCTGTGGAATGCGTATGTTCCAAAAAACTTTAAAATTGTCTTAATCAACAACGGCGGAGGGGGTATTTTTAGAACCTTACCTGGCCATCAAGAAAATGAAGTCTTCAATACGTATTTTGAAACGACACACCAACATCGAGCACAGCATCTAGCCGCCATGTACGATTGGGCCTATTTTCAAGCGGATACAAAAGAAACGCTGACATCACAAGCACAGGCCTTTTTTACGCTGTCAAATCGTCCAGCTATTCTAGAGGTAAATACCCCTACCTTCTTGAATGATGAAGTATTTAAAAAATATTATCGCAATTTGTAATTTTTTTATTCTATCTCTTTTATTTTTAGTAACTTGTATGAAACAAATAAAAATAAAATTATGAGTAAAAGAGCTGAATTGATTGAAAAATACGCTGCAGACTTAAAAGACAAATGCGGTGTAAAACCAAACATGGAATTATTAGAAAAGGTGACAATTGGTTGTGGACCTTCGATTTACAATCAAGATTCATCCACTGTAGCAAGTTCATCAGAATCTGAAATGGCCACTGTTCGCAACAATTTCTTGATTAAAAAATTAGGATTAAAAGACGATGCTAAATTAGATGAAGGATTGAAAAAAGTAGTGGATCAATACGGCGCATCGAACAAGCATAAATATAGAGCAGTATTGTATTATTTATTAACGGTTCACTTCAAAAAAGAATCGGTTTATTTAAAATAAGCATACGAGTACATAAAAAAGAAAAAGAGCCTTTAGGGGCTCTTTTACCTTTCGTCCTTTAGGACACAAAAAAAAATATGATAATTGTTGTATAACAAAGGGGTTCTCGCCTTATACTTAGCGAGCCCCTGCTGCTTCTAAAAGTTTGATGATTGCGGCATACTTCTTTGCTTTTGCATGATACAAAGGCGTTTTTCCGTCGTGATCTGGAATATTGACATCCACTCCTCCGTCAATCAAAGCCTTTACAATCTCAACATGTACCGCTCCTCCATTACTCAATACAATGGCCTCCATTAAAGCAGTCCACCCTAAGCGATTCACGTGGTCAATTGGAAAATTAGGTGTATTGACAAGTACTTTGACTACTTCCACATGTCCTTTCTCTGCAGCTGGAATTAAAGCCGTTCCATGGTATCGATTAAATACCTTAAAATCAGCCCCATGAGCTAAAGCCTTTTGAACTACTTCTAAATTTCCTTCCGCTCCTGCGTATAAAAATGGACTATTTAAGATCTCATCTTGAGCGTTGACATCCGCCCCTTGTTCGATGAGATACAAAGCAATAGCCGTGTATTTGTTATAAGTCGCCACCATCAAGGGCGATTCTCCTTTGCTGTTTTTGACGTTTAGATTTACCGTATTTGCCGTTAAAATTTCTTTTACTGCCTGTATATTATTGGCGGCAACCGCCTGAAACAGTTCTTTTGTTATTGTACTATTCATTTCTTTCTCTAAATCCTGGTTCGTATTATTACTACAGCTCGCAACTAAATTAGTTGAAAGTCCTAAGGTAAAAACTAGCATTAAAACGGAAGATATACGCCTAATCATAACACCTATTGATTTAAATTATTTCACAGTAAAGATAGTACCTCCCTTATATTGGGGATTGTATTTTTACGGCACTTTATTGTACAAATTATAACCCGATCTAAATTGTCCAGGGGTTTTTCGATTCCATTTTTTAAAATATCGATTAAAATATCCCGTGTCTTCGAAACCTAATTCAAAGGCTATTTCCTTTACCGATAAATCTGTTGTAATTAATAAGCGCTCTGCTTCTAAAATAATGCGTCGCTGAATACACGTACTAGCCGAAATACCCAATATCTTTTGCGTGCGTATATTCAAATAATTAGGGGTGATATTGAGCTTATCTGCATAAAAAGCCACTTGGTTATCCGTTTTAAAATGCACTTCTAACAAAGCCTTAAATGCCTGAATTTTAGCATCTTTTACTTGTGCTTCTACTGCTGGGTAGGTCTGAATATAATAGCGTTGAATTTTTTTTAATAGTAAAGAGAACTGCAATGCACTTATTTCTTGTCCTATGCTATCTTTGTCGGGTAATAATTGAAGCAGTTTCGTCAGTTCTTGGCGCACTTCTGCATATTCTTGGGCAGTTAACTCCAATACTGAAGGGACATTCAGTTGAAAAAAAGGCAAGGCACTCAAGCGATTGACAAAGTGAATGGCATTAGCAGCAAACATCAACTGATGTCCTACTGTATCTTCTGCTAATTTCCAATAATGTACTTGTTGAGGACGAAGAAAATGCACTTGATACGGCTTTACTGTTAAAGGTAAAAAATCAATCTCATGTACCCCATGCCCTTGTTCAATAAATAGAATAAGATAAAAGTCGTGCTTATGAGGAGAAATTAAATCATTACGCCCTTTTTCTTTATGCTCAAATAACGTAATGTCCCAAGTATCCTCCCCTACTACTTTAGAGCGACTCCAAGTTTCTATGGTCTTTGTTTTTTTCATTCGATCATTTATTTGCTTTTGACCTCTTGTCGTCTTAACAAGAACAAGGTAAGTAAAAAAAAACTCGCTTCTGTGAAGAAACGAGTTTTACCTAACTATTTGGACTATATTTTTTCTTTTAGCGCTACAGCCTTATCGTATAATTCTTCATACATCGGAAGAATCTCACTAATTTGAAAGCGCTTTGCTGTTTGACGCGCACCTTCTTTAAAACGACATAAGGTATCTTCATCTTTCAAGATTGCCAAAGCATTTTTAACCATATCATCCACGTCTTTTACCTCACTCAAATACCCAGACACTCCATGTTCATTCACCTCTGGTAACCCGCCTGTATTACTAGAAATTACGGGAACGCCCACAGCCATAGCTTCTAAAGCGGCTAATCCGAAACTCTCCGTTTCTGATGGTAGTAAAAACAAATCAGAATACCCTAAAATTTGGTTTACCTCATTGCTATTTCCAAAGAAAATAATCTTGTCGTAAATTCCCAATTCCATTGCGATGCGTTCTGCTTTTTCTTTTTCAGGTCCATCGCCTACCAACATCAATTTTGCTGGAACTACTTGTTGGATACCGTAAAATATTTTAACCACATCTCCAATGCGTTTTACCTTTCTAAAATTGCTAATATGCGTAATGATGAATTCTCCTTTTTCAGCCATCGCACTGCGCTTACAGGGTGTTTCAGAGCAGTCCACTTCTTTTACTTCGATGAAATTGGGTATCACACAAATTTCTTTTTTACACTGAAAAAGCTCATAGGTTGATTGTTTCAGTGATTCTGACACCGAAGTAACAAAATCAGACTTATTAATACTGAACGTCACTGCGCTTTTGTAATTTGGATGATTTCCGACGAGGGTAATATCTGTTCCGTGTAATGTAGTAATCATCGGGAGATCAATACCCTCCTCTTTGAGCATTTGCTTCGCCATATAACCCGCATAAGCATGCGGAATGGCATAATGTACATGCAACACATCTATATTGAATAGTTTTACAATATCCACTAACTTACTGGACAAAGCCAATTCATAAGGTTGATAATGAAACAGAGGATATTCTGGTACATTTACCTCGTGATAGTAAATCTTGGGATTTAATAAAGCTAAACGAACGGGTTGACTATAGGTAATAAAATGTACTTCGTGATCTCTTTTGGCTAGTTCCAAACCTAGCTCTGTAGCTACAACTCCACTTCCACCGAAAGTTGGGTAGCATACGATTGCGATTTTCATATATGAATTATTTGGTCCTTAAAGATACTTCGAATTATTTATACTCAATATAAACTTTGACCTCAGATTTTATAAATACCTTTAATTTAACACTAACTTCATATCGATTTAATGTATAATAGACTCATAAATAACCTGTTGTATGTTTTCGCGAACATTTTCTTTTGACAAGCGATTGACATTAGAATCAGGATACGTACGGTTAGAAAGAAAGACATAGATTAAGTCATTCTCAGGATCAGCCCAAGTCATGGTTCCCGTAAAGCCAGTATGTCCAAAACTCGTTAAAGACGCACAACCACATGTAGGTCCAGGTTTTCCTTGTTGTTGAGGTTTATCAAATCCGATACCTCTTCGATTGCCTTTTGAGCAATACACACAAGCATTAAACGCTTCAAAAGTTGCTTTTGAAAAGAAGCGTTCATCTCCATACTCACCTTCATTCAAATACAATTGCATCATTTTTGCCACATCTAAAGCAGTACCAAAAAGACCTGCATGACCTGCTACTCCTCCCTGCATGGCAGCCCCCATATCGTGAACATACCCCTGCACCGTTGTATAGCGGTAATAGTTATCTTCTTCGGTTGGAGGGATCTCATTGACATCAAACTTGCGCAAAGGCAAATACGTTAATCGATTCGCTCCAATACGCGTGTAAAACTTGTCCTGAACCAATTGATCCAAAGACTGATGATACGTTGATTCGATGTATTCTTTTAAGGAAATAAATCCCAAATCACTGTATTTGTATTCTATTTTTTTTGCCAATTTCGCTTGAGCAATTTCTTCTAACATCACCTGAGTATAGCCTTTTTTCAGAAATAGATTTTCACTTACTTGGGTTGGAAATTCAGGAGAATACTGTAAGCGATATAAGGTTACATCGGGGTGTTTGGTACTGTCTAACGTACTTTTATAAAAAGGCAACCAAGCGGGTAAACCCGATTGGTGCGTTAATAAATCTTTTAAGGTAATATCCTTTTTATCTGTTTTCTTAAATACAGGAATCAACTCGCCTAATTTCGATTGCATGGTGATCTTTTGATCATTATACAATTTTACCACCATAGGCAAAGTAGCTAAGATTTTTGTCAAGGAAGCTAAATCGTATACATCGGTTGACTTTACAGGTAAATCTGTTTTATAGGTATGATAACCAAAACTCTTATTGTACACAACTTTACCGTGACGCGCAACTAAAATTTGCGCTCCTGGCATCCATTGATTAGCTATTGCGTGATGTGCAATACTGTCAATCTTTGTTAGAACCTTAGGGTCTAATCCTTCATTTTGTGGCGTAGAAAATCCAAGGCGGTGAATGGGTTTTGTTTTAATACCCGTTCCTACATTGTACTTACTAGTAACAGTCACTGGCAATTCACCTTTTGCTCCTATAGCGCCAAAAAGCACTTGAGCCGCGGCTTCCTCAGCAAAACTATTGTTCTGATATCCCACAACCAAACCTTCTAAATCTTTAATTTCTGTTTCAAGACTCGATAAAGCATAAGGCTTAGCAAATGAAACTAAGATTGCGCGATTGCTTGTTGCTATTGTGCGAATAATTGTCTTTTCCTCTTCAGAAAAATTGTGGTTTTTCCAAGGATTATCCACTTTA contains the following coding sequences:
- a CDS encoding serine hydrolase domain-containing protein, which gives rise to MKKNGYFSLLLLFVASIAWAQKFDTAKADEYIQRITLHQRGIGSVAIYKNNKTVYARDFGHELVGEKNQNPHLYRIGSITKMFTAVLIYQLVEEGKLKLDDRIASYFPELAISNLFTLKISDLLSHTSGLDDYTCKEDDFYWLKEHQSQEDLLDNITQQGTPHYGAKKKNFFFSNTGYYLLARIVEQKRNLSYDEAVKKHIIQKIKLQHTYTASDVLPYAVQSYQLFDQWEVMDEMQIENTNGVNDLISSLDDLARFNQALFAHKLILKTSLASMKPVPYKEKYGRGMMYYLYKKKNFVGHTGGTFGTFSLLYYNEAEKLTLVYAINGAAFSHYQLFDALLAILYNKKYVLPSYETIPVTAEQLQPFVGTYRQGQLDLTIEFVIEKNKLFLKPSGCNRYALLDAIGENTFRSPEGTVTYSFNPANKQVVVQQLKANFVLNKIERE
- a CDS encoding OmpA family protein, whose product is MRKAIVFLFLIIAVAVQAKRKPSIKKADKYFAEATYVKAKDEYTRLLRGRRTPTYIYQQLALCYDQLGLTVQAAQYYAKALEQDPALDVAFYYRLAYNLTQNGRYEAAEAAMRKFAKGAAEDARALYFLQHAKDYPSPGQHSSIYFVEESGINEPIYANHSLSWSTTDTLLFVSNRSKYKQKWIRRLFEVREKGTTFPNTGIYQTTIRSKDEPLYEHSLLRGRINRRFMDGQAVMHPSNKLIYFASESYRHRKFRKHKEVKKRQGMMSLFWAERKGKKWRKIKVLPFVQEGYTYVNPFVTAQGDYLYFASNQPGSHGGLDLWRVPILEEGKAFGEVENLGDRINTGYDEDYPFISADKMLYFTSDRWGGYGGLDIYSLNLNDPQAQPQNLGEGINTPKDDFNLVYNSEREYGFLSTNRIERQDIYRVKPLCATPVRGVVHDGETRETLAGVQLVFVDLSRQVLAEVKTDRRGEFTVELPCDKAYVVKIEKEGYFYKEEEGRSQKQIGDPQTIMLKKQVQPQIQDNKIVLNDIPFAFDQATITTVGQRELDRLVQFMREHHTMRISIVAHTDQVGKERYNKKLSKARADATAQYLVDQGIQPERIESKGVGSSEPKVACKPCSEVEHQQNRRSEFIILQR
- a CDS encoding glutathione peroxidase; amino-acid sequence: MKKYLLAFALLAISPSIVKANEYLKQTSTMKETAKNQQTIYQFKVKDLYGNDFDFATLKGKKIMIVNTASECGLTPQYEQLQSLYEEFGEGNFVIIGFPANNFGSQEPGSNAEIATFCKANFGVTFPMMEKISVKGDDMAPIYQFLTEQKQNGFADSAVEWNFQKYLVDEKGHVVQVINPRILPNDPEIKEWIKKK
- the menD gene encoding 2-succinyl-5-enolpyruvyl-6-hydroxy-3-cyclohexene-1-carboxylic-acid synthase — protein: MVYPTIPLAQSIIELCKAKNLTNVVISPGSRNAPLTIGFTNDPFFTCYSIADERCAAFFGMGLAQQTQIPTLLVCTSGSALLNYYPAIAEAFYSQIPLIVLAADRPLHKIDIGDGQTIRQQNVYQNHILYSANLTEEANATNDHLINEAIHTAVIQQGPVHINAPFEEPLYQTTTQLSVKPTIEKPILPQLPVVDYNYYVNQWNQATKKLILVGSLPPHSLTQDLIQKLTADGSVLFLAETISNIQAPTVINAIDRLVIPMKDEDLQHFQPDILLTFGGMVVSKKIKQILRQYNPKQHWHVDTLRHYDTYDCLTDRIYTDAPSFLTQLTTNTQAVSSNYSTWANEIMCSRNAKHSQFLSEAIFSDFAVLDYLVAQLPHNSQLQVSNSAVIRYVQLLPIDPSIDVFCNRGTSGIDGCTSTAIGASIGSAKPTVLLTGDISFFYDSNALWNAYVPKNFKIVLINNGGGGIFRTLPGHQENEVFNTYFETTHQHRAQHLAAMYDWAYFQADTKETLTSQAQAFFTLSNRPAILEVNTPTFLNDEVFKKYYRNL
- a CDS encoding DUF2853 family protein gives rise to the protein MSKRAELIEKYAADLKDKCGVKPNMELLEKVTIGCGPSIYNQDSSTVASSSESEMATVRNNFLIKKLGLKDDAKLDEGLKKVVDQYGASNKHKYRAVLYYLLTVHFKKESVYLK
- a CDS encoding ankyrin repeat domain-containing protein, whose amino-acid sequence is MIRRISSVLMLVFTLGLSTNLVASCSNNTNQDLEKEMNSTITKELFQAVAANNIQAVKEILTANTVNLNVKNSKGESPLMVATYNKYTAIALYLIEQGADVNAQDEILNSPFLYAGAEGNLEVVQKALAHGADFKVFNRYHGTALIPAAEKGHVEVVKVLVNTPNFPIDHVNRLGWTALMEAIVLSNGGAVHVEIVKALIDGGVDVNIPDHDGKTPLYHAKAKKYAAIIKLLEAAGAR
- a CDS encoding AraC family transcriptional regulator → MKKTKTIETWSRSKVVGEDTWDITLFEHKEKGRNDLISPHKHDFYLILFIEQGHGVHEIDFLPLTVKPYQVHFLRPQQVHYWKLAEDTVGHQLMFAANAIHFVNRLSALPFFQLNVPSVLELTAQEYAEVRQELTKLLQLLPDKDSIGQEISALQFSLLLKKIQRYYIQTYPAVEAQVKDAKIQAFKALLEVHFKTDNQVAFYADKLNITPNYLNIRTQKILGISASTCIQRRIILEAERLLITTDLSVKEIAFELGFEDTGYFNRYFKKWNRKTPGQFRSGYNLYNKVP
- the bshA gene encoding N-acetyl-alpha-D-glucosaminyl L-malate synthase BshA; this translates as MKIAIVCYPTFGGSGVVATELGLELAKRDHEVHFITYSQPVRLALLNPKIYYHEVNVPEYPLFHYQPYELALSSKLVDIVKLFNIDVLHVHYAIPHAYAGYMAKQMLKEEGIDLPMITTLHGTDITLVGNHPNYKSAVTFSINKSDFVTSVSESLKQSTYELFQCKKEICVIPNFIEVKEVDCSETPCKRSAMAEKGEFIITHISNFRKVKRIGDVVKIFYGIQQVVPAKLMLVGDGPEKEKAERIAMELGIYDKIIFFGNSNEVNQILGYSDLFLLPSETESFGLAALEAMAVGVPVISSNTGGLPEVNEHGVSGYLSEVKDVDDMVKNALAILKDEDTLCRFKEGARQTAKRFQISEILPMYEELYDKAVALKEKI
- a CDS encoding glycoside hydrolase family 3 N-terminal domain-containing protein, yielding MRKVLLTLLLLPFLSYGQFKTNSQTAELRERQWVDSVYNSMSLEQRIGQLFMVAAYSNKNEKHVQELEALVNTNHVGGLIFFQGGPQRQAAIANRLQKQSKLPMLVGIDGEWGLRMRLDSTYRFPYNMTLGAVQDLDLIEEVGKAMAEQSKRIGIHFNFGPVVDVNINPLNPIIGVRAYGETREIVTDRAVAFMRGYQNQGLFATAKHFPGHGDTSSDSHYKLPLIDLDKDRLHRVELYPYKKLIKNDLASVMVAHLNLPAYEPNSAVPSSLSYNVVTRLLREELGFEGLIFTDALNMKGVSTYLAPGEVDLAAFMAGNDLLLFSEDVTKASEKLKEAYAIGTITESRLSYSVKKILEYKYRVGLDKPLQIHTKNLVEDLNDAVYDDLNTKLYQEAITVVKNHNRVIPIRKLEEEKIAYIRLGDDDHTPFLTMMRNFTTVDVVDSANLAQLSSYSLVVIGYHKVDNPWKNHNFSEEEKTIIRTIATSNRAILVSFAKPYALSSLETEIKDLEGLVVGYQNNSFAEEAAAQVLFGAIGAKGELPVTVTSKYNVGTGIKTKPIHRLGFSTPQNEGLDPKVLTKIDSIAHHAIANQWMPGAQILVARHGKVVYNKSFGYHTYKTDLPVKSTDVYDLASLTKILATLPMVVKLYNDQKITMQSKLGELIPVFKKTDKKDITLKDLLTHQSGLPAWLPFYKSTLDSTKHPDVTLYRLQYSPEFPTQVSENLFLKKGYTQVMLEEIAQAKLAKKIEYKYSDLGFISLKEYIESTYHQSLDQLVQDKFYTRIGANRLTYLPLRKFDVNEIPPTEEDNYYRYTTVQGYVHDMGAAMQGGVAGHAGLFGTALDVAKMMQLYLNEGEYGDERFFSKATFEAFNACVYCSKGNRRGIGFDKPQQQGKPGPTCGCASLTSFGHTGFTGTMTWADPENDLIYVFLSNRTYPDSNVNRLSKENVRENIQQVIYESIIH